In one Thermococcus sp. 2319x1 genomic region, the following are encoded:
- the gltA gene encoding NADPH-dependent glutamate synthase, protein MMALIKERVPTPERPVEERLKGFMEVNLGYTFELAVKEAERCLQCNPAPCVQGCPVHIDIPGFIRKLRENKDNPEKAVKEALEVIWACNTLPAITGRVCPQEDQCEAPCVMGKVGEPINIGKLERFVADYAREKGIDEKLLQEIIPKIEKKKEKIAVIGAGPAGLTCAAELAKDGYQVTIFEALHKPGGVLIYGIPEFRLPNDTIEKELEKLKKLGVEIKTDYIVGRTVTFDELLEEYDAIFIGTGAGTPKLPDIPGINLNGIYSANEFLTRVNLMKAYAFPEYDTPIKVGKKVIVIGAGNTAMDAARTARRLGAEVTIAYRRGEEDVTARVEEVAHAKEEGVKFEFFLNPIEFIGDENGRVKAVKFMKMKPLEERDARGKRKIVPTGETVVLEADTVVIAIGKTTSKLLRMTLPQIEADEYGVIKVDENLMTNIPGVFAGGDAIRGEATVILAMGDGRKAAKGIKEYLEKKRNA, encoded by the coding sequence ATGATGGCGCTTATTAAGGAAAGGGTTCCAACTCCAGAGAGACCTGTAGAAGAAAGGCTTAAAGGTTTTATGGAGGTTAACTTAGGTTATACGTTTGAGCTTGCCGTTAAAGAAGCGGAAAGGTGCCTCCAGTGTAATCCAGCCCCCTGTGTCCAGGGATGCCCCGTTCACATAGACATTCCCGGTTTCATAAGGAAGCTCCGCGAGAACAAGGATAATCCAGAAAAAGCCGTTAAAGAGGCATTAGAAGTTATCTGGGCGTGCAATACTTTGCCCGCAATTACCGGTAGAGTTTGCCCCCAAGAAGACCAGTGTGAAGCCCCGTGTGTTATGGGCAAAGTTGGTGAGCCCATTAACATAGGAAAGCTTGAACGTTTTGTGGCAGATTATGCGAGGGAAAAAGGCATAGACGAAAAATTGCTTCAGGAAATTATTCCAAAAATTGAAAAGAAGAAGGAGAAAATTGCCGTTATTGGGGCCGGGCCAGCTGGTCTTACATGTGCCGCCGAGCTGGCAAAAGATGGCTATCAGGTCACAATATTTGAGGCCCTTCACAAGCCTGGGGGAGTTCTGATTTACGGAATTCCGGAGTTTAGATTGCCGAATGATACCATAGAAAAGGAGCTTGAAAAACTCAAAAAGCTTGGCGTTGAGATAAAGACCGACTACATTGTGGGAAGGACTGTAACGTTCGATGAACTCCTTGAGGAGTACGATGCCATCTTTATAGGAACCGGCGCTGGGACTCCTAAACTTCCAGATATCCCCGGAATAAACCTGAATGGAATCTATTCAGCGAACGAGTTCCTAACAAGGGTCAACCTTATGAAGGCTTATGCGTTCCCAGAATACGACACCCCAATAAAGGTGGGCAAGAAAGTTATAGTCATTGGAGCCGGAAACACCGCAATGGATGCAGCGAGAACCGCGAGAAGGCTTGGGGCGGAGGTTACGATAGCTTATAGAAGGGGAGAGGAGGACGTTACGGCGAGGGTTGAAGAGGTTGCACACGCTAAGGAGGAAGGAGTCAAGTTCGAGTTCTTCCTCAATCCAATTGAGTTCATTGGCGACGAAAACGGTAGAGTGAAGGCAGTGAAGTTCATGAAAATGAAACCCCTTGAAGAGAGAGACGCAAGAGGAAAGAGAAAGATAGTCCCCACCGGAGAAACCGTAGTCCTTGAGGCAGACACGGTTGTGATAGCAATAGGTAAAACAACAAGCAAGCTCCTCAGGATGACACTCCCGCAAATAGAGGCTGATGAGTACGGAGTAATAAAGGTCGATGAGAACCTAATGACCAACATTCCAGGTGTTTTTGCTGGTGGGGATGCCATAAGGGGAGAAGCCACGGTAATCCTGGCAATGGGTGACGGAAGAAAAGCCGCAAAGGGAATTAAGGAGTATCTTGAGAAGAAGAGGAATGCTTGA
- a CDS encoding tRNA (adenine-N1)-methyltransferase has product MIKQGDKVVLLDPRGKRYLITVKEGEFHTDLGKIDLNDLLGREFGDFVESHKGYKFRVLKPKIIDYIDRMKRGPQIIHLKDAAQIVAFAGISPGDVIVEAGVGSGALTLFLANIIGPQGKIIGYEVREDFAKLAWRNIEWAGFADRVEIKLKNIYDGIDEDNVDHIILDLPQPENVVEHAIKALKPGGFFVAYTPCINQVDRLYRELRKHKAHFTNPKTVECLVREQEVKEECTRPRTTMLAHTGYITFARKR; this is encoded by the coding sequence ATGATAAAACAGGGAGATAAAGTTGTGTTACTTGACCCCAGGGGAAAGAGATATCTTATAACGGTAAAAGAGGGGGAATTCCATACAGATCTTGGCAAGATAGATTTAAACGATCTTTTAGGGAGAGAATTTGGGGATTTTGTCGAATCTCACAAGGGATACAAATTTAGGGTTCTTAAGCCGAAAATAATAGACTACATCGACAGGATGAAAAGAGGCCCCCAGATAATTCATCTCAAAGATGCCGCCCAGATAGTGGCATTTGCCGGAATTTCTCCGGGAGATGTTATAGTTGAGGCAGGAGTGGGAAGTGGGGCACTAACACTTTTCTTGGCCAACATTATTGGTCCTCAGGGAAAAATAATTGGGTACGAAGTGAGGGAAGATTTCGCAAAGCTCGCATGGAGGAACATTGAGTGGGCAGGTTTCGCTGATAGGGTCGAGATAAAGCTAAAGAACATCTATGATGGAATTGATGAGGATAATGTTGATCATATCATCCTAGACCTTCCACAGCCAGAAAATGTTGTGGAACATGCGATAAAAGCTCTAAAGCCGGGAGGGTTTTTTGTTGCATACACTCCCTGTATAAATCAGGTTGATAGACTATATAGGGAGTTGAGGAAGCATAAAGCCCACTTTACGAATCCAAAGACTGTTGAGTGTTTGGTGAGGGAGCAGGAGGTTAAGGAAGAATGCACAAGACCAAGAACGACAATGCTGGCACATACAGGTTACATAACCTTTGCTAGAAAAAGATAA
- a CDS encoding DUF257 family protein, translating to MEVNSLTEFLKKQAAPGDFILIEYPSLYPLETLIWGELIPSLSSREILIDDFFGVGNLLFRDYLRKSSPEKYKVLMESTKKIRAIRIGPGRTSYASVVEEMPVTYEISEFMRNYYNALMKLFSSSTKVEYSITLGISQYIYFGGDKALRAILFTRSTLPFEDWTSIYFINNDILDSQQIAVLRELASKSIKIRKEGTLYKLEIEE from the coding sequence ATGGAAGTGAATTCACTTACTGAGTTTTTAAAAAAACAAGCTGCACCTGGCGATTTCATTCTCATAGAATATCCCTCGCTGTACCCTCTTGAAACTTTGATATGGGGGGAGCTTATACCCTCACTTTCCAGTCGTGAGATCTTAATAGACGACTTTTTTGGTGTGGGTAATCTGCTGTTTAGGGATTATCTAAGAAAAAGCTCTCCCGAAAAATATAAGGTGTTAATGGAGTCCACAAAAAAGATAAGGGCAATAAGGATTGGTCCCGGTAGAACAAGCTACGCCTCTGTAGTTGAAGAGATGCCGGTTACGTATGAGATCTCCGAGTTCATGAGGAATTATTACAACGCTCTGATGAAGCTTTTTTCTTCTTCAACAAAAGTTGAGTACTCAATAACCCTTGGCATATCTCAGTACATTTACTTCGGTGGGGACAAGGCTCTTAGGGCAATTCTGTTTACAAGGAGCACGCTTCCCTTTGAAGACTGGACCTCCATTTATTTTATAAATAATGATATTTTGGATAGCCAACAAATTGCTGTTTTAAGGGAGCTCGCAAGCAAGTCAATAAAGATTCGAAAAGAGGGAACTCTCTACAAACTCGAAATAGAGGAGTAG
- a CDS encoding signal recognition particle protein Srp19 has translation MSKFVIWTNEIDARIPRKYGREVPKNLAVEKPDIDEIIEAAKSIGITIVGIDREALNPRLAGVDDELRVKGRIVVESRHGKSKTLKLIAQKIREFRKAHRKK, from the coding sequence ATGAGCAAGTTCGTAATATGGACAAACGAGATAGATGCCAGGATTCCAAGGAAGTACGGCAGAGAGGTTCCAAAAAACCTTGCAGTAGAAAAGCCAGACATAGATGAAATAATAGAGGCGGCTAAAAGTATAGGAATAACCATTGTAGGTATCGATAGGGAAGCCCTTAACCCAAGGCTTGCAGGAGTAGATGATGAACTGCGAGTTAAAGGCAGGATTGTAGTAGAAAGCAGGCATGGAAAATCAAAAACTCTAAAGCTGATAGCCCAAAAGATTAGAGAATTTAGGAAAGCACATAGGAAAAAGTAA
- a CDS encoding sulfide/dihydroorotate dehydrogenase-like FAD/NAD-binding protein produces MYEILEKREIAAKNVLYKIHAPHIAKKVKPGQFVVVRAFENGERIPLTPVMWDPEEGWIVLVVFIRGKTTLRMSVELKEGDKILNIAGPLGNPAPMKKFGKILAIGMMTGIVEVYPIAKAWQEIGNEVITLHIAPEPMVLLKEELESAVSKHVIESFPLREGMGMPEIFKELVVRGQAKVRELIEKEKPDLVFMVGPAEGQKAIFEVVKEYGIPMEVDLHPIMVDGTGMCGACRVTVGGEVKFACVDGPSFDAYEVNWDELVARSGFYTDLEKKALEDYLAKLQQGGVQ; encoded by the coding sequence ATGTACGAGATACTGGAAAAGAGAGAAATAGCCGCTAAGAACGTTTTGTATAAAATCCACGCCCCACACATAGCTAAAAAAGTCAAGCCGGGCCAATTTGTCGTAGTTAGGGCATTCGAGAACGGTGAAAGGATTCCCCTAACCCCCGTGATGTGGGATCCTGAGGAAGGATGGATAGTACTTGTGGTTTTCATAAGAGGAAAGACCACCTTAAGAATGAGCGTAGAGCTGAAGGAAGGAGACAAAATATTGAACATAGCCGGCCCTCTTGGAAACCCGGCACCGATGAAAAAATTTGGGAAGATTCTGGCAATAGGGATGATGACCGGGATAGTGGAGGTTTACCCAATAGCAAAAGCGTGGCAAGAAATTGGAAACGAGGTAATAACCCTCCACATAGCTCCAGAGCCAATGGTTCTCCTTAAAGAAGAGCTAGAAAGCGCAGTTTCAAAACATGTGATAGAGAGCTTCCCGCTTAGAGAAGGCATGGGAATGCCAGAAATATTCAAAGAGCTTGTCGTAAGGGGACAAGCAAAGGTAAGGGAGCTCATTGAAAAAGAAAAGCCAGATTTGGTTTTCATGGTTGGACCAGCGGAGGGACAGAAGGCTATTTTTGAAGTGGTTAAAGAATATGGAATACCCATGGAAGTTGATCTTCATCCTATAATGGTTGACGGAACTGGAATGTGCGGTGCATGTAGAGTTACCGTTGGAGGAGAAGTCAAATTTGCATGTGTAGATGGCCCGAGCTTTGATGCTTATGAAGTAAACTGGGATGAGCTTGTTGCTAGGTCCGGGTTCTATACGGATCTGGAGAAGAAGGCTTTGGAGGATTACCTTGCCAAACTCCAGCAAGGGGGTGTTCAATGA
- a CDS encoding Lrp/AsnC family transcriptional regulator gives MVRAYILLTIEIGKVEKVIEEIKAISGVLKADAVTGPYDAIVELEAADLGELTRKILHDIHNIDGVIDTTTAIVVETEE, from the coding sequence ATGGTTAGGGCATACATTTTGTTAACAATTGAAATCGGGAAGGTTGAAAAGGTAATAGAAGAAATAAAAGCGATTTCAGGGGTTTTGAAGGCCGATGCTGTTACCGGCCCCTACGATGCAATAGTTGAACTTGAGGCTGCAGATTTGGGAGAGCTTACAAGAAAAATCCTGCACGACATACACAACATAGACGGGGTAATTGACACAACAACTGCAATAGTTGTAGAAACAGAGGAGTAA
- the fni gene encoding type 2 isopentenyl-diphosphate Delta-isomerase — protein MDKEELTVIRKFEHIEHCLKKQVEAHVTTQFENIHFVHRSLPEIDKDEIDLSVEFLGKKFDYPIMIAGMTGGTKGSQLAGRINKTLAKAAQELNIPMGVGSQRAMIRKPETWESYYVRDVAPDVFLVGNLGAPQFAETMPSRYGVEEALKAVETIQADALAIHMNPLQESVQPEGDTQYRGVLKALAELKAEFPYPIIAKETGAGVSMEVAIRLESIGVDAIDVGGLGGTSWSGVEYYRAKDERSKNLALKFWDWGIPTALSVAEVRYATKLPIIATGGIRDGIMVAKALALGASLAGVALPLLKPAVKGDVEGVIKILQRYIDELKNAMFLVGARNVEELRKVPLVITGFAREWLEQRVDLAEFLRVSRRKV, from the coding sequence ATGGATAAGGAGGAGCTTACTGTCATTAGAAAATTTGAGCACATAGAGCACTGCTTAAAGAAACAGGTTGAAGCTCACGTAACTACTCAATTTGAGAACATCCACTTCGTTCACCGTTCTCTGCCCGAAATAGACAAGGATGAAATTGACCTGAGCGTTGAATTCCTTGGGAAAAAGTTTGACTACCCAATAATGATTGCTGGAATGACAGGAGGAACTAAAGGCTCACAGCTTGCCGGGAGAATAAACAAAACCCTTGCCAAGGCCGCTCAAGAGCTGAACATCCCAATGGGGGTTGGGAGCCAGAGGGCGATGATAAGAAAGCCCGAAACTTGGGAGAGCTACTACGTTAGGGACGTCGCTCCAGATGTCTTTTTGGTTGGCAACTTGGGTGCTCCCCAGTTTGCCGAGACAATGCCAAGCCGTTATGGAGTTGAAGAAGCCCTAAAAGCCGTTGAAACAATTCAAGCTGATGCTCTGGCTATTCATATGAATCCTTTGCAAGAGAGCGTCCAACCTGAAGGAGATACCCAGTACAGAGGCGTTTTGAAAGCCTTGGCTGAACTTAAGGCGGAGTTTCCCTACCCGATAATAGCCAAGGAAACCGGCGCGGGAGTTTCGATGGAAGTGGCGATAAGGCTCGAGAGCATTGGCGTAGATGCAATAGATGTTGGTGGGCTTGGAGGTACGAGCTGGAGCGGCGTTGAGTATTATAGGGCAAAGGACGAAAGGAGTAAAAATTTAGCCCTAAAGTTCTGGGACTGGGGAATTCCAACGGCTTTAAGCGTGGCTGAAGTTCGCTATGCAACAAAGCTACCAATAATCGCCACGGGTGGGATAAGGGATGGTATAATGGTAGCAAAGGCTTTGGCCCTCGGTGCGAGTTTAGCGGGAGTCGCTTTGCCCTTGCTCAAACCAGCTGTAAAGGGAGATGTTGAAGGGGTAATCAAGATCCTCCAGCGCTACATAGACGAGCTGAAAAATGCCATGTTCCTTGTGGGGGCAAGAAACGTTGAGGAACTTAGGAAAGTCCCCCTCGTGATCACCGGCTTTGCAAGAGAGTGGCTTGAGCAGAGAGTTGACTTAGCTGAGTTTCTCAGAGTAAGCAGGAGAAAAGTTTAG